One genomic segment of Stigmatopora argus isolate UIUO_Sarg chromosome 1, RoL_Sarg_1.0, whole genome shotgun sequence includes these proteins:
- the LOC144083276 gene encoding protein-L-isoaspartate O-methyltransferase domain-containing protein 2-like produces MGGAVSAGEDNDDLIDNLKEAYYIRSDLVERAFRAIDRADYYLDEYRENAYKDLAWRHGNIHLSAPCIYSEVMEALDLHPRISFLNLGSGTGYLSTMVGLILGPFGVNHGIELHADVIDYAYQKLDSFIKTSDSFDRFEFCEPSFVVGNCLDIPPETRQYDRVYCGAGVQKDHEKYMKNLIKVGGILVMPLEEKLTKITRTGPNSWETKKIISVSFAPLILPKHNVNGRPKSVPLPKYEVRSLQELTRSSIRHTLQTNTNGGESHSRSRGSSFSVGRGLAVAGLHKYGPRFKRRRVHRRRCNALVLASRQVVGSTMGSAALDSNNNQGGRVEDEEEAGEREARREVRGSRRATRRARGMMEEEEMVEDVEEEDDRETGELLQVQPAVNVLRERILGLPLPEPLKRYLLYYRNK; encoded by the exons ATGGGTGGAGCCGTGAGTGCAGGAGAGGACAATGATGACTTGATCGACAACTTGAAGGAGGCCTACTATATTCGCTCAGACCTGGTGGAGCGGGCATTTCGTGCCATTGACCGAGCCGATTATTACCTCGATGAATACAGGGAAAATGCCTACAAG GACTTGGCTTGGCGACATGGCAACATTCACCTGTCAGCTCCATGTATCTATTCAGAAGTAATGGAGGCTTTGGACCTCCACCCTCGTATTTCCTTCCTCAACCTTGGCAGTGGGACGGGCTATCTCAGTACCATGGTGGGCCTTATACTAG GGCCATTTGGAGTGAATCATGGGATTGAGTTGCATGCTGACGTAATCGATTACGCCTACCAGAAGCTCGACTCCTTCATCAAAACCAGCGACAGTTTTGACAG ATTTGAGTTCTGTGAGCCATCCTTTGTGGTGGGCAACTGTCTAGATATCCCTCCAGAGACGCGTCAATACGACAGAGTGTACTGTGGCGCTGGGGTGCAGAAGGATCACGAGAAATATATGAAGAACCTCATTAAGGTTGGGGGCATCCTAGTCATGCCGCTTGAGGAAAAG CTGACCAAGATTACTCGCACAGGACCAAATAGCTGGGAGACCAAAAAGATCATTTCTGTGTCTTTCGCTCCACTCATACTGCCAAAACACAATGTAAATGGCAGACCCAAGAGTGTCCCGCTGC CCAAGTACGAGGTACGCTCATTACAGGAGCTCACTCGTTCCTCCATCCGACATACGCTCCAAACCAATACAAATGGCGGAGAAAGCCATTCACGTAGCCGCGGCTCTTCGTTCAGCGTGGGCCGGGGCCTGGCCGTCGCCGGTCTCCACAAGTACGGCCCTCGGTTTAAACGCCGCCGTGTGCATCGGCGCCGCTGCAACGCCCTCGTCCTGGCCTCCCGTCAGGTGGTCGGCAGCACCATGGGCTCCGCCGCTCTGGACAGCAACAATAACCAGGGAGGTCGagtggaggatgaggaggaagcAGGTGAGAGGGAGGCAAGGCGGGAGGTGAGGGGTTCTAGGAGGGCGACTAGAAGGGCCAGGGGGATGATGGAAGAAGAAGAGATGGTGGAGGATGTTGAAGAGGAAGATGACAGAGAGACTGGAGAGCTTCTCCAAGTCCAACCTGCTGTAAATGTGTTGAGAGAGCGGATCCTGGGCCTTCCACTACCCGAGCCCTTAAAGAGGTACCTCTTGTACTACAGAAACAAGTGA